The sequence ACGTAGGTCCCGGGTGTAACGACGCGAACCACCCGACGTTCCACAAGCGTCCGCCCGTTGGGTTCTCCGATCTGCTCGCAAATCGCCACCCGGCGTCCCGCCCGAATCAGACGCCCCAGATACATATGAAGAGCGTGATGAGGCACCCCCGCCATGGGAATGTTTTCCTGCCGACTGGTCAGCGTAATATCCAAAATAGCCGCCGCGTCACGGGCATCTTCAAAAAAGAGCTCGTAAAAATCTCCCATGCGAAACAACAGCAACGCATCGGGATACTCCGCTTTCCATTTTTGATATTGCGCCAGCCAGGGCGTCATTTTCAGATCTTCAGACATCATCACATTCTTCGCATTTAAAAATCAAATTTGGACCGTTGGCCCTTCCCGCACCGGCCGGCGGCGATTTCTCTCACACAAAAAGCTGCGTTTTAAAGCCGAGATCTTCCCCGTCAGCGCAGAAGGGTGAGCATGACGCCCGCCGCCACGGCCGTTCCAATGACGCCCGCCACGTTCGGCCCCATTGCGTGCATCAGAAGGTAGTTGCCAGGGTTCTCGGACTGCACGACGCGCTGAACCACTCGAGCCGCCATGGGCACGGCGGAAACTCCGGCAGATCCGATAAGAGGATTGATCTTTCCCTTGCTGACGATTTTCATAATTTGTCCGCAGACCAGTCCTCCGGCAGTGCTGAAGATAAAGGCCGTCAGACCCAGCAGAATGATCAGCAGAGTATCGATTTTCAGGAAAGACTCCGCCGCCATCGTCGCTCCCACGGAGATACCCAGAAACACCGTCGTGATGTTCAGGATCTCGTTCTGCGCCGCGCCGCTCAGACGCTCCGTAACCCCGCATTCACGAAGAAGGTTGCCGAACATGAGAACACCGATCAATGGCACGCAGGCGGGAAGAATGAGACCCGCCACGATCGTACAGATGACGGGGAAAAAAATCTTTTCCCGCTTGCTTACGGGGCGCAGTTTATCCATACGTATGGCTCGATCCGCCTTGCTGGTCATAAGCTTCATGACCGGCGGCTGAATCAGAGGAACCAGAGACATATAACTGTAAGCCGCCACAGCGATGGCTCCGAGAATCGACTGCTGTCCCAGTTTCACCGTCAGGTAAATGCTCGTGGGGCCGTCGGCGCCTCCAATAATCCCGATGCTGGCCGCCTGCTGAATGTTGAAGCCCAATAAATTGGCGCCCACGAAGGAGACGAACACGCCAAACTGAGCGGCCGCCCCCAAAAGAAAGGTTATGGGGTTGGCCAAAAGCGGGGCAAAATCCGTCAGAGCGCCAATGCCCATGAAAATAATGATTGGATAAATCTCGTGTTCCGTCCCAAAAGAGACGTAACGCAAAAAGCCCCCTTCGTCCATGATTCCTGAAAGAGGCAAATTGACCAGAATGCAGCCAAAAGCGATGGGGACCAGAAGCAGGGGTTCGAACCCCTTGCCGATGGCCATATAAAGCAATATCAGCCCCACAATCAGCATCACGAAGTTTCCTGGTATCGCAAGGCCTCCCAGACGTACATTCAACGAAAAAATTTCAGCAAACCCCGAAGATGAGAACAGCTCTTTTATAGCTTCCGCGTAGACACTCATATTCATAATCTTTACAAACCCCTCCCCATTGAATTGACGGCGGCAACGGTATCTGACACTCCTTCGAAAAAGCCGGCGTCAGGAGAGAACGATCAAAACATCTCCCGTGTTGACCGAATCGCCACCCCGCACACGTACTTCCGTGATCGTTCCATCGGAAGGCGCGAAAATTTCATTCTCCATTTTCATGGCCTCAAGCATCAGAACAAGATCGCCATTTTTCACATGCGCGCCCACACTGACCTTGACGTCCAGAATTTTTCCCGGCATCGGCGCGACGATGGTGGAGCTTCCCGCGGCAACGGGAGCGGGGGCCGCGACAGGAGCGGGAGCGGGAGCTGCGGCCGGTGCAGGGGCTGCGGCGGCGACAGGCGCGGGCTGAGGAGCGGCGACAGGGACGGGAGCCGGGGCTGGCGCGGAGGCGGCAACAGGAGCGCCGGCAGCCAGTTCCTCTACATCTACGATATAACTTGTACCATCTACAGTAACTCTGTATTTGCTCATCTCAAAATTTCCCCTTTCGGTTTTTTCCTGTATGGTATTTTAGCTCAGTGTTTCCACGGACGTATAAGACGACTTCCGACGCGCTCCACAATGCCCGACGTTCTCCAGTTTGTTCCGGTGAAAGGAGTTGTCCGCCCAGCGGCGGGAGTGATGCTCATAACTCTTCCCCGTCCCTGAGTAGCGGCCAGAACAGCCGCGGTGATCACCGCCGTTATCCGGCTTTTATCCGACACAGACGGCGCGGCGGCAGGAGCCTGGACAGCGAGAGTCGGCGTGGCAGCCGCGGGAGTATCCTGATCTTTTCTGCCTTTTTCTGTATTTTGACTTCCCGAAAAAAGCTTGATTGCATAAATAACGGCCGTCAGACCCGCAAGCACGATAAACACGATCGTAAACGCGATCAGGCTCACCGTCAACGCTCCGCCTATTCCCTGAAAACGGCTCAGATGCTGTTCCATGGTAAATTTTCTGCCTCCCTCAGTGCGGAATGACTCCGTGCTTTTTGGCCGGACGTCCCGTGCGTTTGCTGTCCATACCACAAAGGGCCCGCCACAGCTCAACTCTCGTCTCCTCGGGAAGAATCACGCGATCGACCAGACCCCGTTCCGCAGCCACGTAGGGCGTGGCAAAGGCATTGCGGTATTCGGCGATTTTTTCCAGCCGCGCCGCCGCGGGATCCGGAGAACTGTCGATCTCCTTTTTGAACACGATGTTCGCCGCCCCTTCAGCACCCATGACCGCGATTTCCGCCTGAGGCCACGCCAAAACCACGTCCGCGCCCAGCGCCTTGCCGCTCATGGCCAGATAGGCGCCACCGTAGGCTTTTCTCAGGATGATCGTTATGAGAGGAACCGTGGCTTCACTGTAGGCATACAGCAGTTTCGCGCCATGACGAATGATTCCGTTATGCTCCTGGGTCACGCCGGGAAGGTAGCCCGGAACGTCCACAAAGGTGACGATCGGCAAATTGAAGGCATCGCAATGACGGATAAAACGGCTGGCCTTGTCCGAAGCGTCGATGTCCAGACATCCCGCCATAACCCTCGCCTGGTTGGCGATAATGCCGACCGAGCGTCCGCCGACTCTGCCGTAGCCCGTTACCATATTCTGAGCCCAGTCCGGCTGGACCTCGGTGAACTCTCCCTTGTCCAGAACGAGCTCAAGGACGCTTCTCACGTCGTAGCCCTTGTTGGGGTTGACCGGGACAATGTTCCGCAGAGCCGGATCCGCCCGATCCACGCTGTCTGTGGTTTCCTGCACCGGAGCATCGTCCAGATTGTTCGACGGCAAATAGGAAAGAACCCTGCGAACCTGATCGAAGCATTCCTTCTCTGTTTTGGCAAAAAAATGCGCGTTGCCGCTTTTTGAGTTGTGGGTTTTTGCCCCGCCCAGTTCTTCGCTGGTCACTTCTTCTCCCGTGACGGCCTTGATGACCGCGGGGCCTGTAATATGCATAACACTCGTTTTGTCCACCATAAAAACGAAGTCCGTCAGGGCCGGGCTGTAAACGGCCCCCCCCGCCGTTGGTCCCATGATGACCGATATTTGGGGAATGACTCCACTGGAGATGGTATTGCGGAAAAAGATCTTGCCGTAGCCGTTCAGAGAATCGACGGCCTCCTGAATACGAGCTCCGCCGGAGTCGTTGATTCCGACCACGGGACAGCCCATCTCAAGGGCCATGTCCATGACCTTACAAATTTTGTCGGCGTGTTTTTCTCCCAGAGATCCCCCAAGAACCGTAAAATCCTGACTGAAAACAAAGACTTTACGTCCATCGACTGTACCCCAGCCGGTTACGACGCCGTCTCCCAGGGGCTTTGTCTTTTCGAGTCCGAAATTGGTGCATCGGTGTGTGACAAACTCATCGATTTCTACGAAGGAACCCGGATCCAAAAGCTGCGCGATACGCTCTCGTGCCGTCCCTTTTCCCTTCTCCTTCTGTTTCGCGACCGCTTTCTCTCCGCCGCCCCCAAAGGCGGAAAGACGCTTTCCTTTCAGTTCCTCGCAAAGCTCCTCCATACTTCGAAATTCCATCCTCTAAAGTGCCCCCTTTTCAGTCGATAAAACGACCCTGTAATTCTACATCAGGCAAAATCTGAAACA is a genomic window of Synergistaceae bacterium containing:
- a CDS encoding methylmalonyl-CoA carboxyltransferase; this translates as MEFRSMEELCEELKGKRLSAFGGGGEKAVAKQKEKGKGTARERIAQLLDPGSFVEIDEFVTHRCTNFGLEKTKPLGDGVVTGWGTVDGRKVFVFSQDFTVLGGSLGEKHADKICKVMDMALEMGCPVVGINDSGGARIQEAVDSLNGYGKIFFRNTISSGVIPQISVIMGPTAGGAVYSPALTDFVFMVDKTSVMHITGPAVIKAVTGEEVTSEELGGAKTHNSKSGNAHFFAKTEKECFDQVRRVLSYLPSNNLDDAPVQETTDSVDRADPALRNIVPVNPNKGYDVRSVLELVLDKGEFTEVQPDWAQNMVTGYGRVGGRSVGIIANQARVMAGCLDIDASDKASRFIRHCDAFNLPIVTFVDVPGYLPGVTQEHNGIIRHGAKLLYAYSEATVPLITIILRKAYGGAYLAMSGKALGADVVLAWPQAEIAVMGAEGAANIVFKKEIDSSPDPAAARLEKIAEYRNAFATPYVAAERGLVDRVILPEETRVELWRALCGMDSKRTGRPAKKHGVIPH
- a CDS encoding OadG family protein — protein: MEQHLSRFQGIGGALTVSLIAFTIVFIVLAGLTAVIYAIKLFSGSQNTEKGRKDQDTPAAATPTLAVQAPAAAPSVSDKSRITAVITAAVLAATQGRGRVMSITPAAGRTTPFTGTNWRTSGIVERVGSRLIRPWKH
- a CDS encoding sodium ion-translocating decarboxylase subunit beta, translating into MSVYAEAIKELFSSSGFAEIFSLNVRLGGLAIPGNFVMLIVGLILLYMAIGKGFEPLLLVPIAFGCILVNLPLSGIMDEGGFLRYVSFGTEHEIYPIIIFMGIGALTDFAPLLANPITFLLGAAAQFGVFVSFVGANLLGFNIQQAASIGIIGGADGPTSIYLTVKLGQQSILGAIAVAAYSYMSLVPLIQPPVMKLMTSKADRAIRMDKLRPVSKREKIFFPVICTIVAGLILPACVPLIGVLMFGNLLRECGVTERLSGAAQNEILNITTVFLGISVGATMAAESFLKIDTLLIILLGLTAFIFSTAGGLVCGQIMKIVSKGKINPLIGSAGVSAVPMAARVVQRVVQSENPGNYLLMHAMGPNVAGVIGTAVAAGVMLTLLR
- a CDS encoding biotin/lipoyl-binding protein, encoding MSKYRVTVDGTSYIVDVEELAAGAPVAASAPAPAPVPVAAPQPAPVAAAAPAPAAAPAPAPVAAPAPVAAGSSTIVAPMPGKILDVKVSVGAHVKNGDLVLMLEAMKMENEIFAPSDGTITEVRVRGGDSVNTGDVLIVLS